In the genome of Coraliomargarita algicola, one region contains:
- the araA gene encoding L-arabinose isomerase codes for MTQQIWFITGSQHLYGPETLKQVAANAETIARALNADASIPVEIVFKPIVTTPDEIRAACTAASGDTNCIGLITWMHTFSPAKMWINGLSNLTKPICHLHTQFNRDIPWDTIDMDFMNLNQSAHGGREYGHILTRMRIQRKVVVGHWEDPAVRTQLADWSAVALGWHEMQHLKVVRFGDNMRFVSVTDGDKVEAERVFGMSVNTHGVGDLVAVINEASDAQIDALCEVYAEEYELAPELAKGAARHDSLREAARIEIGLRRFLEEGGYGAYTNTFEDLHGMEQLPGLPTQRLMAEGYGFGAEGDWKHAALVRVLKVMSQGKSGGTSFMEDYTYHFDPAGARCLGSHMLEICPSIAASKPRCEIHELGIGGKADPVRLVFNGAEGQAINASLVDLGNRFRFLVNEVESVAIEQDMPKLPVARVLWDAKPDLQTAAEAWIQAGGAHHTAFSFDVSADQIEMLSEMAGVECVFIDEKTEMRAFKQELRLGEMYHGIRGL; via the coding sequence ATGACACAACAAATCTGGTTCATTACTGGTAGCCAACATCTCTATGGCCCCGAAACTTTAAAACAAGTCGCTGCGAATGCAGAGACGATTGCACGTGCGCTGAATGCGGATGCGAGCATCCCGGTTGAAATTGTATTCAAGCCGATCGTGACCACGCCGGACGAGATTCGTGCCGCGTGCACGGCTGCGAGTGGGGATACGAATTGCATCGGACTCATTACCTGGATGCACACTTTCTCGCCGGCGAAGATGTGGATCAATGGCTTGTCCAATTTAACTAAACCGATCTGCCATCTACACACACAGTTCAATCGCGACATCCCCTGGGATACGATTGATATGGACTTTATGAACTTGAATCAGTCCGCGCATGGTGGTCGCGAGTATGGGCATATTTTGACTCGTATGCGTATCCAACGTAAAGTCGTGGTCGGGCATTGGGAGGATCCTGCAGTTCGCACACAGTTGGCCGACTGGAGTGCCGTCGCTTTGGGCTGGCATGAAATGCAACATCTCAAGGTGGTGCGCTTTGGCGATAACATGCGTTTCGTATCGGTCACCGACGGTGATAAGGTGGAAGCCGAACGCGTCTTTGGCATGTCCGTCAATACCCATGGCGTGGGAGATCTGGTCGCTGTGATCAACGAGGCCAGCGATGCACAAATCGATGCTTTGTGTGAAGTGTATGCCGAAGAATATGAGCTCGCGCCCGAGCTTGCAAAGGGCGCCGCACGTCACGATTCCCTGCGCGAGGCCGCGCGCATCGAGATTGGCCTGCGTCGCTTCTTAGAGGAGGGCGGTTATGGCGCCTATACGAACACTTTCGAAGACCTGCATGGCATGGAGCAACTGCCCGGCCTGCCAACACAGCGCTTGATGGCCGAAGGCTACGGCTTCGGTGCCGAGGGGGACTGGAAGCATGCGGCGCTGGTGCGTGTGCTCAAGGTCATGAGCCAGGGCAAGAGCGGGGGCACTTCCTTTATGGAGGACTACACCTATCATTTCGATCCCGCAGGTGCGCGTTGCCTTGGTTCGCATATGTTAGAGATTTGCCCCAGTATTGCGGCGTCCAAGCCGCGTTGTGAAATTCACGAGCTGGGCATCGGTGGCAAGGCTGACCCTGTGCGCCTAGTGTTTAACGGCGCCGAAGGACAGGCCATCAACGCATCCCTGGTGGATCTCGGCAATCGCTTCCGTTTTCTTGTCAACGAAGTCGAGAGCGTGGCTATCGAGCAAGATATGCCCAAGCTGCCCGTCGCGCGTGTGCTTTGGGATGCCAAGCCCGACTTGCAGACCGCAGCCGAAGCATGGATTCAAGCGGGCGGGGCGCACCATACCGCGTTTAGCTTCGATGTCAGTGCCGATCAAATTGAGATGCTCTCCGAGATGGCGGGCGTGGAATGTGTGTTCATCGATGAAAAAACCGAAATGCGTGCCTTCAAACAAGAGCTGCGCCTCGGCGAAATGTATCACGGAATCCGCGGACTTTAA
- a CDS encoding sensor histidine kinase codes for MKTTGLEKILGRIEDLDSVNLGILVQRLARERKMQETVFNTIHDGILVIDSDGVVQYANNAALLLIGLKENDVGVTRLWKMVPDLAKSIHSETVGGQKKSAPVLSREIELSYPEHRVVRLYMVPIDAQVGHDDSGGYVIVLSDITEERVSMEERIESERTSSIVRLAAGVAHELGNPLNSLTIHLQLIERKLKKLTEQKDAAKLAESLQVCQGEVQRLDGIITHFLEAVRPQKPELNELDLLELVEEVLCVQEVELSNRQLSVKVEVSDDLPSILGDRGQIKQVFFNLIKNAMEAMQPGGSLRVLARRDADHVFLQFVDTGSGISEEDLSKVFQAYYTTKKEGHGLGMMIVERIMREHGGCINIESHKDKGTAITLQFPRQLRRTRLLE; via the coding sequence ATGAAAACCACCGGACTTGAAAAAATCTTAGGACGAATCGAAGATCTGGATTCGGTGAATCTTGGTATCCTCGTGCAGCGACTGGCGCGTGAGCGTAAGATGCAGGAGACTGTCTTTAATACCATCCATGATGGGATTCTGGTGATTGATTCGGATGGAGTGGTGCAATACGCTAACAATGCGGCTTTGCTGTTGATTGGTTTAAAGGAGAACGACGTTGGGGTGACCCGACTATGGAAGATGGTGCCGGATCTGGCCAAATCGATTCATAGTGAGACCGTCGGGGGGCAGAAAAAGTCGGCTCCGGTGCTTTCGCGTGAGATTGAGCTGAGCTATCCGGAGCATCGTGTGGTGCGCCTTTATATGGTGCCGATCGATGCGCAGGTCGGGCATGATGATTCCGGGGGCTATGTAATTGTATTATCCGACATTACGGAGGAACGTGTTTCCATGGAGGAGCGAATCGAAAGCGAGCGCACTTCGTCGATCGTTCGCTTGGCGGCGGGGGTGGCTCATGAACTGGGGAATCCGCTTAATTCATTGACGATTCATCTACAGTTGATTGAGCGCAAATTAAAGAAACTGACAGAGCAAAAAGATGCGGCTAAATTAGCGGAGTCGCTGCAGGTGTGTCAGGGAGAGGTGCAACGCCTGGACGGTATTATTACTCATTTCTTAGAGGCGGTACGTCCACAAAAGCCTGAGTTGAACGAATTGGACCTGTTAGAATTGGTGGAAGAGGTGCTGTGTGTGCAAGAAGTCGAGCTAAGCAATCGGCAGCTATCCGTGAAAGTAGAAGTGAGCGATGATTTGCCTTCGATATTAGGCGATCGGGGACAGATCAAACAGGTCTTTTTCAATTTGATTAAAAACGCGATGGAAGCGATGCAACCGGGGGGCAGCTTGCGTGTCTTGGCGCGTCGTGATGCAGACCATGTCTTCTTACAGTTTGTAGATACCGGTTCCGGCATTTCCGAGGAGGATTTGTCGAAGGTGTTTCAAGCCTATTATACCACTAAGAAAGAAGGGCATGGCCTGGGGATGATGATTGTGGAGCGTATTATGCGTGAGCATGGAGGCTGCATAAATATTGAATCGCACAAGGATAAAGGCACGGCGATCACACTTCAATTTCCTCGCCAGCTGCGCCGAACCCGTCTCTTGGAGTAG
- the tnpC gene encoding IS66 family transposase, producing MQLKIRALEIAQAKRVKQDDEAQQYLHIEHAESVCVHSDEDCDDQANQDEEVPKIPSSSTKRKGKKRIGIEEKLKGLPVIRETVRIPREVEASPDQWEEIGEVVTEEVLVIPTKLGRHLIRSKKYRNKEDRTSAPIIAKAPIRFSSSYVSSSLAIYIVLSKYLDHSTLYRLEKKFERMGLEMTRQSQSDAVQRMSEWLRPLYEFMDKRAKSSGYLQIDETFIRYINGNKPGVGQGYFWAIHAPGQSIVLKWINNRRHENVETLVDDFSGILQSDGYAAYGNYAEQHPDITLAACWAHTFRRFRDALEHEPAHAKSMMKLISKLYKLEEKWDLGDVSPSKRKLLRQTESIPIAKEIKNKLDGYAVDMTIPKNDFRVALNYTANQWPELLECLKHGHTRLDTNLLESKFRPTKIGAKNWMFIGHPDAGQKSAVIYSLLQTCTIHNINPYDYLTDVLAKLIPHDGRPPETILEQLLPQNWSN from the coding sequence TTGCAGCTAAAGATCCGTGCCTTGGAAATTGCACAGGCAAAGCGAGTGAAACAGGATGACGAGGCTCAGCAATATTTGCATATTGAGCATGCCGAATCTGTGTGCGTCCACTCTGATGAGGACTGCGATGACCAGGCGAATCAGGACGAGGAAGTTCCCAAAATCCCCAGCAGTAGCACAAAGCGTAAAGGCAAGAAACGTATTGGTATCGAGGAGAAGCTTAAGGGGCTGCCAGTTATCCGCGAAACCGTGCGCATTCCGCGCGAAGTAGAAGCATCGCCCGATCAGTGGGAAGAGATCGGCGAAGTCGTCACTGAAGAGGTGTTGGTGATCCCTACTAAATTAGGTCGCCACCTGATCCGCAGCAAAAAATATCGCAACAAGGAGGATCGCACGAGCGCTCCAATTATCGCGAAAGCGCCGATTCGTTTTAGCAGCAGCTACGTCTCCAGTAGTCTGGCAATTTACATCGTGCTGAGCAAATATCTCGATCACAGCACCCTTTACCGCCTTGAGAAAAAGTTCGAACGCATGGGCCTGGAGATGACTCGTCAGAGCCAAAGTGATGCAGTCCAGCGCATGTCCGAATGGTTGCGCCCCTTATATGAGTTCATGGATAAGCGCGCAAAATCCAGCGGCTATCTTCAAATCGATGAGACCTTCATCAGATACATCAACGGTAATAAACCGGGAGTCGGCCAAGGCTACTTCTGGGCGATCCATGCGCCCGGCCAATCGATCGTGCTCAAATGGATTAATAACCGGCGTCATGAAAACGTCGAAACACTTGTCGACGATTTTTCAGGTATCCTGCAAAGTGATGGCTATGCCGCTTATGGTAACTACGCTGAGCAGCACCCTGATATCACCTTGGCTGCCTGTTGGGCGCACACCTTTCGAAGGTTCCGTGATGCACTTGAGCACGAACCCGCACATGCCAAGAGCATGATGAAACTCATTAGTAAACTCTACAAACTCGAAGAGAAATGGGATCTAGGCGATGTAAGCCCGAGTAAACGCAAGCTCCTCAGGCAGACCGAATCGATCCCAATTGCGAAGGAGATCAAGAACAAGCTCGATGGCTATGCAGTCGACATGACCATCCCCAAAAATGACTTCAGAGTTGCCCTGAATTATACCGCCAATCAATGGCCAGAACTATTAGAATGCCTGAAGCATGGTCACACACGATTGGATACAAATTTACTAGAGAGTAAGTTCAGACCTACAAAAATTGGAGCTAAGAACTGGATGTTCATTGGACATCCAGACGCAGGACAGAAAAGCGCCGTCATTTACTCTCTACTACAAACCTGTACCATCCACAACATCAACCCATACGATTATCTCACTGACGTATTGGCAAAATTGATCCCTCACGATGGCCGTCCTCCTGAGACGATCTTAGAACAGCTGCTACCTCAGAACTGGAGCAACTAG
- the araD gene encoding L-ribulose-5-phosphate 4-epimerase AraD produces MNYKDIREECCEANIALPRTGLVDLTFGNVSVLDAAAGVFAIKPSGVDYAALKPEDMVIVDLEGQTVAGELRFSSDTPTHRCLFLAFAEHGVRSIVHTHSRKAVAFAQAAIEIPCLGTTHCDYFNGPVPVTRDMTAAEVQGAYEWETGNVIVERFAELNPMEIAAVLVRNHGPFAWGVSGAKAVETAQALEIVADMALHSLSLNPTVCPAPNYLREKHFFRKHGAGAYYGQK; encoded by the coding sequence ATGAATTATAAGGACATCCGTGAAGAATGCTGTGAGGCCAATATCGCCTTGCCGCGCACCGGTTTGGTCGACCTCACCTTTGGTAATGTAAGCGTGCTCGATGCCGCAGCCGGGGTATTTGCGATCAAGCCGAGCGGGGTGGATTATGCCGCGCTCAAGCCAGAAGACATGGTGATCGTCGATCTCGAAGGTCAGACCGTCGCAGGCGAGCTACGCTTTTCCTCCGACACACCGACCCATCGCTGTTTGTTTCTCGCATTTGCCGAGCATGGCGTGCGCAGCATCGTGCACACGCACTCGCGTAAAGCAGTGGCCTTTGCGCAGGCGGCGATAGAGATTCCATGCCTCGGCACGACGCATTGCGACTACTTCAACGGTCCCGTGCCCGTGACTCGTGACATGACCGCAGCCGAGGTACAGGGAGCATACGAGTGGGAAACCGGAAATGTGATTGTTGAGCGTTTTGCAGAGCTCAACCCCATGGAGATTGCAGCCGTGTTGGTGCGCAATCATGGTCCTTTCGCTTGGGGCGTGAGTGGCGCCAAAGCCGTCGAGACCGCGCAAGCCTTAGAGATCGTGGCCGACATGGCTTTGCATAGTTTAAGTCTCAATCCAACTGTCTGTCCCGCGCCGAACTATTTGCGTGAGAAGCATTTCTTCCGCAAGCACGGAGCTGGAGCGTATTACGGACAAAAGTAG
- a CDS encoding helix-turn-helix transcriptional regulator — translation MSKQSDKPNEGVKNLAEIRKIAGITQKELARLSGVAHITIRAVETGRQQYSDQLVEKLARGLGCGVRFSRGEQPPELTKTRLQSVEEYTREWFEHWKLVCERKRVYSRFLMQYSDILSDMAVAACELDLEEEQKDAEPDSRFIQADKLAEKLLGVFIEMSRESDMGEKLLAISNREFAERCFTDASDMLSHRLDELKGAIDTSKRSYLKGSDKG, via the coding sequence GTGAGCAAACAATCAGACAAACCAAACGAAGGGGTCAAGAATCTCGCGGAAATTCGGAAGATCGCTGGAATCACTCAGAAGGAACTAGCCCGGCTTTCAGGTGTTGCTCATATTACGATACGTGCGGTGGAAACTGGGCGTCAGCAGTATTCCGACCAATTGGTTGAAAAGCTAGCCAGAGGCTTGGGGTGCGGCGTTCGGTTTAGTCGAGGGGAGCAACCCCCGGAATTGACCAAAACACGATTACAAAGTGTTGAGGAATATACTCGTGAGTGGTTTGAGCATTGGAAGCTCGTTTGCGAGCGTAAGCGGGTTTATTCGCGTTTCTTGATGCAGTATTCAGATATACTTTCAGACATGGCAGTGGCCGCATGCGAACTTGATCTAGAGGAAGAGCAAAAAGATGCAGAGCCTGATTCTCGCTTCATACAAGCAGATAAGCTGGCTGAAAAGTTGCTTGGCGTATTTATTGAAATGTCGCGGGAATCTGATATGGGCGAAAAGCTACTCGCAATCTCAAACCGTGAGTTTGCTGAGCGGTGTTTTACTGATGCGAGTGATATGTTAAGTCACCGTCTTGATGAGCTTAAAGGGGCAATTGATACAAGTAAGCGTTCATATCTTAAGGGAAGTGACAAGGGTTGA
- a CDS encoding ribulokinase — protein sequence MSYTLGIDYGTNSVRALIVNCQTGEELAAGVVNYPSGQQGILLDAKDAHVARQSPADYLYGLEESVRIALAQANQRDDFDAKDVIGIGVDSTGSSPIPVDASNTPLALDAAWKDHLAAQCWLWKDHTSHAEAKRITELAAAHRPQYIAKCGNIYSSEWWWSKIWHCLNVAPEVFEAAYSWVELCDYVPSVLAGVKDPKQVVRGICAAGHKALYAEDWGGLPDKEFLSLLDPKLADLRDRLYTQAVDISHSAGKLCAEWAEALGLQAGIEIAVGEFDVHFGAIGCCVTEGTLVKVIGTSTCDCGVVSAENTVADIPGICGIVKGAILPGFYGIEAGQSACGDLFKWWVETACQNDESMHRDLTEAVASQRPGQSGLLALDWNNGNRTVLVDQRLTGLILGQTLHTTQAEIYRALIEATAFGARMIIERIEAYGVPIERVVCAGGIAEKNAMLMQIYADVTGREMRVSGSSQACALGSAVGAAVLAGAHPDFSSAQAAMTSLKDIVYRPDPAAHATYNQLFKLYQEIHDAFGGVNSNADLGQVMKQLLNIKESI from the coding sequence ATGTCTTATACCCTCGGAATCGATTATGGCACCAATTCGGTGCGTGCACTTATTGTCAATTGCCAGACTGGCGAGGAACTTGCCGCTGGGGTAGTGAATTATCCCAGTGGGCAGCAGGGCATTTTATTGGATGCCAAGGACGCGCATGTCGCGCGGCAAAGTCCGGCTGATTATTTGTATGGGCTAGAAGAGTCGGTGCGCATCGCCTTGGCTCAGGCGAATCAGCGCGACGATTTCGACGCCAAAGATGTGATTGGCATTGGCGTGGATAGCACGGGCTCCAGTCCCATACCTGTGGATGCCAGCAATACACCGCTGGCATTGGACGCGGCGTGGAAGGATCACCTCGCTGCGCAGTGCTGGTTATGGAAGGACCATACCAGTCATGCCGAGGCGAAGCGTATTACCGAACTGGCGGCGGCGCATCGTCCGCAATACATCGCGAAGTGCGGAAATATTTATTCCTCCGAGTGGTGGTGGAGTAAGATCTGGCATTGCTTAAACGTGGCTCCCGAGGTCTTCGAGGCCGCTTACAGTTGGGTGGAACTCTGCGATTATGTGCCCTCTGTGCTGGCCGGTGTTAAAGACCCCAAGCAAGTGGTGCGTGGGATCTGCGCGGCGGGGCATAAGGCACTCTACGCGGAAGACTGGGGCGGTTTGCCGGACAAAGAATTTTTGAGTTTGCTCGACCCCAAGCTCGCCGATTTGCGTGACCGTCTTTACACGCAGGCGGTTGATATTTCCCACTCAGCTGGCAAGCTCTGTGCCGAGTGGGCAGAGGCCTTAGGCTTGCAAGCAGGCATCGAGATCGCAGTCGGTGAGTTCGATGTGCACTTCGGCGCGATCGGCTGTTGCGTGACTGAGGGCACCTTAGTCAAAGTGATTGGCACGTCCACCTGTGATTGTGGCGTCGTGTCGGCAGAAAATACCGTAGCCGACATTCCCGGGATTTGTGGCATCGTGAAAGGTGCGATCTTGCCGGGATTCTACGGCATCGAAGCCGGTCAAAGCGCTTGTGGTGATCTCTTTAAATGGTGGGTGGAAACCGCCTGTCAAAACGACGAGTCCATGCACCGCGACTTGACCGAAGCCGTGGCTAGTCAGCGTCCCGGGCAGAGTGGCCTCTTAGCTTTGGATTGGAATAATGGAAACCGCACCGTGCTGGTGGACCAACGATTGACCGGACTCATTCTGGGCCAAACCTTGCACACCACACAGGCTGAGATTTACCGCGCCTTGATTGAAGCCACCGCCTTCGGGGCGCGCATGATCATTGAACGCATCGAGGCCTATGGCGTGCCGATCGAGCGCGTTGTTTGTGCCGGGGGCATCGCCGAGAAGAACGCGATGCTGATGCAGATCTATGCAGACGTGACCGGACGTGAAATGCGCGTGTCCGGCTCCTCACAAGCCTGCGCCTTGGGTTCCGCTGTCGGAGCCGCCGTGCTGGCGGGGGCACACCCTGACTTTAGCAGCGCGCAGGCCGCGATGACCTCACTTAAGGACATCGTCTATCGCCCTGATCCAGCGGCGCATGCCACCTACAATCAACTCTTTAAATTGTATCAGGAAATTCATGACGCCTTCGGTGGCGTCAACAGCAATGCCGACCTGGGGCAGGTGATGAAGCAACTGCTCAATATTAAGGAAAGCATTTAA
- a CDS encoding VC0807 family protein: MPESQPSNSPISKNPQPTDKQPVKKENTFLNLGFNLILPILLLNKGKKWLGPYLEPYFENVAVGILLIAIAFPIAYFIYDYVKRSKYNIFSILGLVSVLLTGGIGILEIPTEWFAVKEAAIPLLLGLAVLISLKTPYPLIRTLLYNPEMIDVDKVHEALVEHQSESAFEKLLVRCTWLLAASFLLSGVLNYFLARWIVVSPSGTDAFNSEVSKMMAWSWPVIAVPSMVIMMVALMQLLKGIKAMTGLELEDVLRGAQAKEEK, from the coding sequence ATGCCAGAATCGCAACCCAGCAACTCACCTATTTCAAAAAATCCGCAACCCACGGATAAACAGCCCGTCAAAAAGGAGAATACCTTTCTGAACCTGGGCTTTAATTTGATCCTTCCCATCCTGCTACTCAACAAGGGTAAAAAATGGCTGGGCCCCTATTTAGAACCATATTTTGAGAACGTAGCCGTCGGCATCTTACTGATCGCCATCGCCTTTCCCATCGCTTATTTCATCTACGACTACGTCAAGCGCTCGAAATACAATATCTTTTCCATTCTAGGACTGGTCAGCGTGTTACTCACCGGAGGCATCGGCATTCTCGAAATCCCGACCGAATGGTTTGCCGTCAAAGAAGCCGCCATACCGCTATTACTAGGTCTGGCAGTGCTTATTTCGCTCAAGACCCCCTACCCGCTGATTCGCACACTGCTCTACAACCCAGAAATGATCGACGTGGACAAAGTGCATGAGGCGCTGGTGGAGCACCAGTCGGAGAGCGCCTTCGAAAAGCTACTAGTGCGCTGCACTTGGCTGCTTGCAGCCTCTTTTCTACTCAGCGGAGTGCTCAACTATTTCCTCGCCCGCTGGATCGTCGTCAGCCCCAGCGGCACCGATGCCTTTAATTCTGAAGTCAGTAAAATGATGGCCTGGAGCTGGCCCGTCATCGCGGTACCCAGTATGGTGATCATGATGGTCGCGCTGATGCAACTACTCAAAGGCATCAAAGCCATGACCGGCCTCGAACTGGAAGACGTGCTGCGCGGTGCGCAAGCGAAAGAAGAGAAATAA
- the tnpA gene encoding IS66 family insertion sequence element accessory protein TnpA encodes MENQASPITLQSRHRRFNESERREHVAHWKQSGLSASAYAREHALNYKSLYAWRSQSQRKSKPTSLQPENATFVPVRVSSPLSSSSSAISITLRSGSLECAIIAAPSEQSLVALVKSIKEEIFDV; translated from the coding sequence ATGGAAAACCAAGCAAGCCCAATCACACTTCAGAGCCGCCATCGGCGCTTCAACGAATCCGAACGCCGCGAGCATGTCGCGCATTGGAAGCAAAGCGGATTGTCCGCAAGTGCATACGCGCGTGAACACGCGCTCAATTATAAATCGCTGTATGCCTGGCGCAGTCAGTCACAGCGCAAATCGAAGCCGACGAGCTTGCAGCCAGAAAATGCGACTTTTGTTCCAGTGCGTGTCAGCTCGCCTCTGAGCAGTTCCAGCTCGGCAATCAGCATTACATTGCGCTCCGGTTCTCTGGAATGCGCGATTATCGCAGCGCCGAGTGAGCAATCCTTGGTCGCTCTGGTTAAATCCATCAAAGAGGAGATATTTGATGTTTAA
- the tnpB gene encoding IS66 family insertion sequence element accessory protein TnpB (TnpB, as the term is used for proteins encoded by IS66 family insertion elements, is considered an accessory protein, since TnpC, encoded by a neighboring gene, is a DDE family transposase.): protein MFNFSSSLRIYLCVDPTDMRKAFNGLYAIAKHQLDLNPMDGSLFLFANRRRDRVKLLYWDGTGFWVLAKRLEKGTFWWPGRTEANQGSIEMKPKALGMLLNGIDLKDGSFRAWFCR, encoded by the coding sequence ATGTTTAACTTTTCGAGTTCGCTGAGGATTTACTTGTGCGTGGATCCCACCGATATGCGCAAGGCCTTCAATGGCCTCTATGCAATCGCCAAGCACCAACTTGACCTAAATCCGATGGACGGGAGTCTATTTTTATTCGCGAACCGCCGGCGTGATCGCGTAAAATTGCTTTATTGGGATGGCACCGGTTTCTGGGTCTTGGCCAAGCGCTTGGAGAAAGGAACCTTTTGGTGGCCCGGGCGCACCGAAGCGAATCAGGGATCGATCGAGATGAAACCTAAAGCACTGGGTATGTTACTCAATGGGATTGATTTAAAGGATGGCAGTTTTCGAGCATGGTTTTGTCGTTAA
- a CDS encoding phosphopantothenoylcysteine decarboxylase: MSNASSIRCLITAGPTREFIDPVRFISNPSTGKMGFALAEAALEAGWNVDLVAGPVALEEPDGAILYPVVTAEEMFHQVDALFDACDVLIMTAAVSDFRPVVQHAKKEKKDMASMNIELERTTDILKTMTDRKVHQTVVGFAAETNDVVTYAKEKLLSKNLDFIVANEVGQPGVGFAADTNEVLLIAADGSSVKLGPSTKAAIAKELIQLVTPSA; this comes from the coding sequence ATGTCGAACGCAAGCTCTATTCGTTGTCTTATTACTGCGGGTCCCACCCGTGAATTTATCGATCCGGTGCGCTTTATTAGCAATCCATCGACTGGAAAGATGGGCTTTGCCCTCGCCGAGGCCGCTCTGGAAGCGGGATGGAACGTCGACCTGGTCGCCGGGCCTGTGGCCTTGGAGGAGCCGGATGGGGCGATTCTTTACCCGGTGGTGACCGCGGAAGAAATGTTTCATCAAGTCGATGCGCTCTTCGATGCCTGTGATGTGTTGATTATGACGGCCGCGGTCAGTGATTTTCGTCCGGTCGTCCAGCATGCGAAAAAGGAAAAAAAAGATATGGCCTCGATGAACATCGAGCTGGAGCGCACCACCGATATTTTAAAGACAATGACCGATCGCAAAGTCCATCAAACTGTAGTTGGCTTTGCGGCTGAGACGAACGATGTGGTGACTTATGCGAAAGAGAAACTCTTGTCGAAGAATCTTGATTTTATTGTGGCCAACGAAGTCGGCCAGCCAGGCGTTGGCTTTGCTGCGGATACGAATGAGGTGCTGTTGATCGCTGCGGACGGAAGTTCCGTAAAGCTAGGCCCAAGCACGAAAGCTGCCATCGCCAAGGAACTGATTCAGTTGGTGACGCCAAGTGCTTAA